One Nicotiana tomentosiformis chromosome 4, ASM39032v3, whole genome shotgun sequence genomic window carries:
- the LOC104087411 gene encoding F-box/LRR-repeat protein At3g26922-like isoform X1: MLQETLMAKRLQLSNNFALKKCSRRVCTPEDRISQLPDDILVHILSFLSVKEAADTSVLSKRWLPLWRYVPRLDFAATKPLHEVALDEKLRKRHMKKYVRWVNRTLQICKAQRLDQFRVCFDLNKFAQHDIDKWLEFAFSRQVQRLELELLKGGELIRDCDYCYTFPPQLLGLNQPHSNNLREFPPLRHNFKSVKVLLLKCVNVTGEVLEFFLQNCPYLEEMVVYGAATLVNLDVVGPSLKLKHLGIWSCPDLTSLKIRDTNLVTLGTTSGHKLLLSNVPMLIEVDIISSSSTLDNILAGVSCVFSQLEVLKITANMGLEYMGHYKFPEFTKLKKFVVCVRAWKDMSVLGCKHVIEAAPLLEEFELKWQLKWAKPTRSKRKCRKAERFPLHHLKVLRLSGYYGRTSDVELVRYFLENAIALEKIIVDPRAQDVYYVSFSLDKSEEEQMARHFAKLQLEAEVPSHIQLLVL, translated from the exons ATGCTGCAGGAGACTCTCATGGCTAAAAGACTGCAACTTTCCAATAATTTTGCTCTAAAGAAG TGTTCAAGACGAGTTTGCACCCCAGAGGATCGCATTAGTCAGTTGCCTGATGATATTCTGGTACATATACTATCTTTCCTTAGTGTTAAGGAAGCAGCAGACACGAGTGTCCTCTCCAAGCGGTGGTTACCCTTGTGGAGATATGTTCCTCGTCTTGATTTTGCTGCTACCAAACCATTGCACGAAGTAGCATTGGATGAAAAGCTTCGGAAAAGGCACATGAAGAAGTATGTAAGATGGGTCAACCGTACTTTGCAAATCTGTAAAGCTCAGAGATTAGACCAATTCCGTGTTTGTTTCGATTTAAACAAATTCGCGCAGCATGATATTGACAAGTGGCTTGAGTTTGCCTTTTCTAGGCAAGTTCAAAGGTTAGAGTTGGAATTGTTAAAAGGTGGGGAGCTGATTCGAGATTGTGATTATTGTTATACTTTTCCGCCCCAGCTCCTTGGTCTCAATCAACCTCATTCGAACAATCTCCGCGAGTTCCCACCTCTCCGGCATAATTTTAAGTCTGTAAAGGTACTGTTATTGAAGTGCGTCAACGTGACAGGTGAAGTTCTTGAGTTCTTCCTACAAAATTGTCCATATCTAGAAGAAATGGTGGTTTATGGAGCGGCAACTTTGGTAAATTTGGATGTTGTTGGTCCTTCACTCAAGTTGAAACACTTGGGGATATGGTCCTGCCCCGATTTAACATCACTTAAAATCCGTGATACAAACCTTGTAACGCTTGGGACTACATCAGGGCACAAATTATTGCTTTCGAATGTTCCTATGCTGATTGAGGTAGACATTATTAGCTCCTCAAGTACTTTGGATAACATATTGGCTGGGGTTTCCTGTGTTTTCTCTCAGCTAGAAGTCCTCAAAATAACTGCTAATATGGGATTG GAATATATGGGGCATTACAAGTTTCCTGAATTTACCAAGCTCAAGAAATTTGTTGTATGTGTTCGTGCATGGAAAGACATGAGTGTCTTAGGTTGTAAGCATGTGATAGAGGCTGCTCCATTGTTGGAGGAATTTGAGTTGAAG TGGCAGTTGAAGTGGGCGAAACCCACGAGGTCAAAAAGAAAGTGTAGGAAGGCTGAAAGATTTCCTCTCCATCACCTCAAAGTGCTCAGGCTGAGTGGATATTATGGACGTACCAGTGATGTTGAACTCGTTAGGTATTTCTTGGAAAATGCAATTGCGCTCGAGAAAATCATTGTTGATCCCCGGGCTCAAGATGTCTATTATGTCTCTTTTTCACTTGACAAAAGTGAGGAGGAGCAAATGGCAAGACATTTTGCTAAGCTCCAGCTTGAAGCTGAAGTACCTTCGCATATTCAGTTGTTAGTATTGTGA
- the LOC104087411 gene encoding F-box/FBD/LRR-repeat protein At5g22660-like isoform X3 yields the protein MKKYVRWVNRTLQICKAQRLDQFRVCFDLNKFAQHDIDKWLEFAFSRQVQRLELELLKGGELIRDCDYCYTFPPQLLGLNQPHSNNLREFPPLRHNFKSVKVLLLKCVNVTGEVLEFFLQNCPYLEEMVVYGAATLVNLDVVGPSLKLKHLGIWSCPDLTSLKIRDTNLVTLGTTSGHKLLLSNVPMLIEVDIISSSSTLDNILAGVSCVFSQLEVLKITANMGLEYMGHYKFPEFTKLKKFVVCVRAWKDMSVLGCKHVIEAAPLLEEFELKWQLKWAKPTRSKRKCRKAERFPLHHLKVLRLSGYYGRTSDVELVRYFLENAIALEKIIVDPRAQDVYYVSFSLDKSEEEQMARHFAKLQLEAEVPSHIQLLVL from the exons ATGAAGAAGTATGTAAGATGGGTCAACCGTACTTTGCAAATCTGTAAAGCTCAGAGATTAGACCAATTCCGTGTTTGTTTCGATTTAAACAAATTCGCGCAGCATGATATTGACAAGTGGCTTGAGTTTGCCTTTTCTAGGCAAGTTCAAAGGTTAGAGTTGGAATTGTTAAAAGGTGGGGAGCTGATTCGAGATTGTGATTATTGTTATACTTTTCCGCCCCAGCTCCTTGGTCTCAATCAACCTCATTCGAACAATCTCCGCGAGTTCCCACCTCTCCGGCATAATTTTAAGTCTGTAAAGGTACTGTTATTGAAGTGCGTCAACGTGACAGGTGAAGTTCTTGAGTTCTTCCTACAAAATTGTCCATATCTAGAAGAAATGGTGGTTTATGGAGCGGCAACTTTGGTAAATTTGGATGTTGTTGGTCCTTCACTCAAGTTGAAACACTTGGGGATATGGTCCTGCCCCGATTTAACATCACTTAAAATCCGTGATACAAACCTTGTAACGCTTGGGACTACATCAGGGCACAAATTATTGCTTTCGAATGTTCCTATGCTGATTGAGGTAGACATTATTAGCTCCTCAAGTACTTTGGATAACATATTGGCTGGGGTTTCCTGTGTTTTCTCTCAGCTAGAAGTCCTCAAAATAACTGCTAATATGGGATTG GAATATATGGGGCATTACAAGTTTCCTGAATTTACCAAGCTCAAGAAATTTGTTGTATGTGTTCGTGCATGGAAAGACATGAGTGTCTTAGGTTGTAAGCATGTGATAGAGGCTGCTCCATTGTTGGAGGAATTTGAGTTGAAG TGGCAGTTGAAGTGGGCGAAACCCACGAGGTCAAAAAGAAAGTGTAGGAAGGCTGAAAGATTTCCTCTCCATCACCTCAAAGTGCTCAGGCTGAGTGGATATTATGGACGTACCAGTGATGTTGAACTCGTTAGGTATTTCTTGGAAAATGCAATTGCGCTCGAGAAAATCATTGTTGATCCCCGGGCTCAAGATGTCTATTATGTCTCTTTTTCACTTGACAAAAGTGAGGAGGAGCAAATGGCAAGACATTTTGCTAAGCTCCAGCTTGAAGCTGAAGTACCTTCGCATATTCAGTTGTTAGTATTGTGA
- the LOC104087411 gene encoding F-box/LRR-repeat protein At3g26922-like isoform X2, translated as MLQETLMAKRLQLSNNFALKKCSRRVCTPEDRISQLPDDILVHILSFLSVKEAADTSVLSKRWLPLWRYVPRLDFAATKPLHEVALDEKLRKRHMKKYVRWVNRTLQICKAQRLDQFRVCFDLNKFAQHDIDKWLEFAFSRQVQRLELELLKGGELIRDCDYCYTFPPQLLGLNQPHSNNLREFPPLRHNFKSVKVLLLKCVNVTGEVLEFFLQNCPYLEEMVVYGAATLVNLDVVGPSLKLKHLGIWSCPDLTSLKIRDTNLVTLGTTSGHKLLLSNVPMLIEVDIISSSSTLDNILAGVSCVFSQLEVLKITANMGLEYMGHYKFPEFTKLKKFVVCVRAWKDMSVLGCKHVIEAAPLLEEFELKLKWAKPTRSKRKCRKAERFPLHHLKVLRLSGYYGRTSDVELVRYFLENAIALEKIIVDPRAQDVYYVSFSLDKSEEEQMARHFAKLQLEAEVPSHIQLLVL; from the exons ATGCTGCAGGAGACTCTCATGGCTAAAAGACTGCAACTTTCCAATAATTTTGCTCTAAAGAAG TGTTCAAGACGAGTTTGCACCCCAGAGGATCGCATTAGTCAGTTGCCTGATGATATTCTGGTACATATACTATCTTTCCTTAGTGTTAAGGAAGCAGCAGACACGAGTGTCCTCTCCAAGCGGTGGTTACCCTTGTGGAGATATGTTCCTCGTCTTGATTTTGCTGCTACCAAACCATTGCACGAAGTAGCATTGGATGAAAAGCTTCGGAAAAGGCACATGAAGAAGTATGTAAGATGGGTCAACCGTACTTTGCAAATCTGTAAAGCTCAGAGATTAGACCAATTCCGTGTTTGTTTCGATTTAAACAAATTCGCGCAGCATGATATTGACAAGTGGCTTGAGTTTGCCTTTTCTAGGCAAGTTCAAAGGTTAGAGTTGGAATTGTTAAAAGGTGGGGAGCTGATTCGAGATTGTGATTATTGTTATACTTTTCCGCCCCAGCTCCTTGGTCTCAATCAACCTCATTCGAACAATCTCCGCGAGTTCCCACCTCTCCGGCATAATTTTAAGTCTGTAAAGGTACTGTTATTGAAGTGCGTCAACGTGACAGGTGAAGTTCTTGAGTTCTTCCTACAAAATTGTCCATATCTAGAAGAAATGGTGGTTTATGGAGCGGCAACTTTGGTAAATTTGGATGTTGTTGGTCCTTCACTCAAGTTGAAACACTTGGGGATATGGTCCTGCCCCGATTTAACATCACTTAAAATCCGTGATACAAACCTTGTAACGCTTGGGACTACATCAGGGCACAAATTATTGCTTTCGAATGTTCCTATGCTGATTGAGGTAGACATTATTAGCTCCTCAAGTACTTTGGATAACATATTGGCTGGGGTTTCCTGTGTTTTCTCTCAGCTAGAAGTCCTCAAAATAACTGCTAATATGGGATTG GAATATATGGGGCATTACAAGTTTCCTGAATTTACCAAGCTCAAGAAATTTGTTGTATGTGTTCGTGCATGGAAAGACATGAGTGTCTTAGGTTGTAAGCATGTGATAGAGGCTGCTCCATTGTTGGAGGAATTTGAGTTGAAG TTGAAGTGGGCGAAACCCACGAGGTCAAAAAGAAAGTGTAGGAAGGCTGAAAGATTTCCTCTCCATCACCTCAAAGTGCTCAGGCTGAGTGGATATTATGGACGTACCAGTGATGTTGAACTCGTTAGGTATTTCTTGGAAAATGCAATTGCGCTCGAGAAAATCATTGTTGATCCCCGGGCTCAAGATGTCTATTATGTCTCTTTTTCACTTGACAAAAGTGAGGAGGAGCAAATGGCAAGACATTTTGCTAAGCTCCAGCTTGAAGCTGAAGTACCTTCGCATATTCAGTTGTTAGTATTGTGA